The Mycolicibacterium brumae DNA window GCGTCGCCGACGCGGGTGGCGGCCACCCCGTCGGCCGGGACCGTGATGGCCACCATGCCGTCGGGCAGCAGGTGGTGAATGGTCGCGGTTTCCGGCTCGGCGCCGTCGAGGGCCAGGATGGCGCCGCGGGCCCGCAGGCAGGCGCTGCGGATGCGTTCGGCGGTGGTGGGCGCCGGTTTGGACGCGATCGACACGGCAGCTCCTCTCATTTAAGTAAGGCTAACCTAAGCTACGTCGCGCGGATCGCGCAAGCCGTCCCTCAGCCCTCCAACCCGAGGGATAAGGTTTTGCCTGTGGCGCGCATCGGATACCTGGGACCCCGGGGGACGTTCACCGAGGCCGCGCTGATCCAGATCGCCGCGGCCGGGCTGATCCCGGGCGCTCCGACCGTCGAGCCGGTCCCGGTGGACAGCACGCCCGCCGCGCTGGCGGCGATCCGCAGCGGGGACGCGGACTTCGCCTGCGTCCCGCTGGAGAACTCCATCGACGGCTCGGTGCTGCCGACCATGGACGCGCTGGAGGCCGGCGAGCCGCTGCAGATCTTCGCCGAGATCACCCTGGAGGTCGCCTTCTCCATCGTCGTCGCTCCCGGGCGCACCGCGGACCAGGTCGGGACCGTCGCCGCGTTCCCGGTGGCCGCCGCCCAGGTCCGGCGCTGGCTGGCGGACAACCTGCCGAACGCCGAGATCGTTCCGGCGATCTCCAATGCGGGCGCCGCGCTCGACGTGGCCGAGGGCCGCGCCGACGCGGGGGTGTCCACGGCGCTGGCCGCCGACCGCTATCGGCTGGACTCACTGGCCGACGCCGTCGTCGACGAACCCAATGCGCGGACCCGGTTCGTGCTGGTCGGCAGGCCCGCGCCGCCACCGGCCCGCACCGGCAGCGACCGCACCTCGGTGGTGCTGCGGATGGCCAATGAGCCCGGTGGTCTGGCCGCGGCGC harbors:
- the pheA gene encoding prephenate dehydratase, whose translation is MARIGYLGPRGTFTEAALIQIAAAGLIPGAPTVEPVPVDSTPAALAAIRSGDADFACVPLENSIDGSVLPTMDALEAGEPLQIFAEITLEVAFSIVVAPGRTADQVGTVAAFPVAAAQVRRWLADNLPNAEIVPAISNAGAALDVAEGRADAGVSTALAADRYRLDSLADAVVDEPNARTRFVLVGRPAPPPARTGSDRTSVVLRMANEPGGLAAALSELGMRGIDLTRIESRPTRQQLGTYVFFVDFIGHLDDEAVAEALKALHRRCAEVRYLGSWPVDHPDGSAPPELDEADRWLARLREGHP